GCTTCATTTATAGCCCTTCCTCAGATGTAGTTATAAGAATTAAGTAAGAAAACATGTGAAAGCCATGTTGTATACCATAGGTACTCTCTGAAAGGTTGCTTTATATTCAAGGTAAAACTAATAGGGAAAAATAGAGATAAGACTATCTGCTGACATACAGGACAAACAGCTTTTGGCTAAAGTCACTTTTCGGATCTTTGCTGTTTTGGGTTTCATTTTGTTAGCTTTGCCTTGACTaactttgtttcttaaaaaaatcaatgtgttTCTTTAATGATGAGTttcttatttcattgatttcatatttattttttacttgagtgtcaatttctcagtcatgtctgactctttgcaaccccatggactatagcccgccaggttcttctgtccatgaaattctccagacaacaatactggagtagaaTCCCCTTCTGCAGgcaatctttctgacccatggatcaaacacaagtctcccacattacaggcaaattctttactatccgAGTCACCAAGGATCACTTAATAAATGGTAATTTTCCTCTATGCTGGCTTATAACAGCACTTTTCTTTTGCTATAAATTcaggtatataaaataaattaatcttcGAGTCTCAGGATTAGCTTTGGTAATAGGACCAAATAAATGACTGTTCTTTCCCTCAGcgttaacaaaattcaacagttTGCAATAATTAGTTTTAGTTCTTAAAgaatttctttgaatatattatttcttttaatttatgtagTTATGTGAAATTTTAAGCACAGCCACTTGAGGAAATATGGACTAAGCCCGCTGATTCTTTCAAGAGAGTTAGTTAACTTGTActgagttctatttccagtgatCAGAATAGATTTGAGGCAGgtgatttttcttcctcttccattcACAGCGTGTACCGAGAGTTGCTGTTTTTGAGAAGTGGAAAAGGCATTTATAATTCCTTTGTTAGAACCCATAAATGCAACACCTACCTGGTGCCAAAAGGAAGTCAGTTCCTttctcttagtttcctgacctgtGTTTATATTTGGCTCTGGGCCTTTGGAGGATGTGATCACCGGGGATTCTGTGAACACTGAGTTTCATCAAAACGGCTAACAAGAGGCATGGGGAAAGCAAGATCCCAGCACTGTCTTTCCAAATTACTGCAATTCATGGATTCGGCTTTTTCTCAGTCTTAGGGAAAATTGTTGTCTATGTTCTTGTCTAACTAATAGGAGGCTCTACATGGGAAagtgcttccttggtggttcagtgggaaaaaatctgcctgcaatacaggagacatgggtccgatccttgggtcaggaagatcttctagggaaggaaatggcagcccactccagtattcttgcctgggaaatcccacagacagaggagcctggtgggctacagtccttggggtcacaaaagagttggacatgacttaataactaaacaacaacaaggacgGAAAACCAAATTATCAAAAATGAACTCCATGGTGTTTATAGTTATGATTTACATGGCCTAATTATATctatttgtgtgtgcgtgtgtgtgtgtgtggtaaagaATGCTAAGTTCCATTTTTTGATGACCACGTGTCCCTGTTGTggtagttgttgttcagccgctagccatgttcaactctttgtggccccatggactgtagccctccatgggatttcctaggcaagaatactggagtggattgtcatttccttttctgagggatcttcctgacccagtgaacacatgtctcctgcattgcagatggattcttggcctctgagcCGCCAGAAAATGAGCCATAGTGGCCCTGTGcttgtgtgcatgccaagtcacttccactgtgtccagctctttgcaaccctattgattgtagccctccagcctcctctgttcatgggattctccaggcaagaatatgaggGTGGGTGGCTATgatcctcttccaggggatcttcatgacctagggactgaatccatgtctgttacatctcctgcactggcaggtgagttctttgcactagcaccacctgggaagcccaaagaaaccTCAAATCTCAGAAACATAAATTGATTGCATTGACTTCAGAGTCTCCTAATAAGTATCAAAGATGACCACAATGCCAGTTTGCCATGGCTAGTCCAGATACTGCCAGTAACTTATTTTTGTAAAGGTTTGGACCATTTCCAAATTGCAGACTCTAGGTTTAcacatatgaaataaaattagcACATATTTGGTAGAGGTTCTCTGAGCACTGAAAGAAAATTATGTGATATAAACATCAGCTGAGCCATGATTTCTCTCAATATGGATATTAAACAGTAACCAGTTTTATGTATGAAGTGCAGGGCTTAGAGCTACAAGTACTCATTCTcaatttttttcctgataatttACATGACAGTTGATAGAGTACTAACCAATATATCATTGGTGAAGTCCTCACTGATTTCCCATTGACTAATTGCATTTGTCATTTAAAGACATTTAGAATGTGCTTAACTCAGTTTATTTACTTTCAggatatatactaatatatatatttagtttgtTACTAATTTTTGTTATATTCCTAATTTTTCAATCTAATAATATGAACTAAAAATCTGCGAAAAACTCTCCATTTGTCTGAGAATTCTAAGACAGAGATTTATTTTCCTCACTTAAGCAGCCAGTTTCTCTTTATAGTATAATATGGCAGCTcttcactggagaagaaaatggcaaaccactttaatattcttgctttgagaaccccatgaacagtatgaaaaggcaaggagctccccaggttggtaggtgtccaatatgctactggagatcagtgggggaatgactccagaaaaaatgaagggatgaagccaaagcaaaaacaacacccaggtgtggatgtgactggtgatagaagcaaggtcagatgctgtaaagagcaatatggtataggaacctagaatgttaggtccatgaatcaagtcaaaatggaagtggtcaaacaggagatggcaagagtgaactactgcagacggtgactgcagccatgaaattaaaagacacttattccttggaagaaaagttatgaccaacctagacaacatattaaaaagcagaggctttAGTTTGCccacaaatgtctgtctagtaaatgttatggttttttcagtagtcatgtatggatgtgagagttggactatagagaaaactgagcactgaagaattgatgcttttgaagtgtggtgttggagaagattcttgagagtcccttgcactgcaaggagatccaaccagtccatcctaaaggaaatcagtcctaaatattcactggaaggactgatgctgaagctgaaattccaatactttggccacctgatgcgaagggctgactcatttgaaaagaccctgatgcttttcaagaagaaagagtgaaggcgaaaggagaaggggatgacagaggatgagataggtggatggcatcactgactcaatggacatgagtttgatgagactctgggagttggtgatggacagggaggcctggtgtgcttcagtccatggggttgcaaagactcagacatgactgagtgactgaactgaactgacaggaacaattgggctacccaggtggtaaagaatcacctgccagtgcagaagatgcaagaaggCAGATTCAGTGtaagtcaggaagatcatctggaggaggaaatggcaatctgctccagtattcttgcctggagaatccatgggcagaggagcctggtgggctgtagtccacagcttgcaaagagtcagacacaactgaagcaagttagtaCAGCACACAGAACATATTATAacaggatttaaaaaataaaaatttatttttttttgaatttaataATCTTATCTGTAAACCATTCCTTGTGTTCCATACTCTAGGATACAAGATTTTGAATGTTCTTGAGAAATTGTgaagaattatataaaattaagcTTGAAtactatcattattttattttattctgaaaattacTTTCTTACAATTGCATTTACATGACATTtcataccaaaaaaaatttttttaatgtagccaTATAGGAGTCAATatcaaataatatattaaatgatTTTGGAAAATTGTCAAGGTCTGTacaaatggacttccctggtggttcagacagtaaagcatctgcctacaatgcgggagacctgggatcaatccttgggtcaggaagatctcttggagaaggaaatggcaaccctctccagtgttcttgcctggataatcccatgagtggaagagcctgataggctacagtccatgggatagcaaagagtcggacacgactgaacgacttcactttcatacaaatGTTATATGCTCCTTTGATAGTAGTCGTGGTGTTATCTCATTCTAAAAAGTAAACTTTCAAATGAATTTCTTTGCATGAATGGCTAATATAATAAGTATTTCAACTTGCTACCTTCTCAGGTAGTGGAAacatttacatattattttaattaaaacagaaaaaaattaaaaacatgataatatttattgagccttcAGCTTTCTCACTGAACTGTTAGCCGACTTGCCGCTAGTTATTTCagtatttagaaaattaaatgtgattttatttataaatgaaagtatttttagaacactgtttctgttttccaGATACTCCAATTTATAGCAATTTAGGGAAAGGAGATCACTATGGGACAACCAGTATTTACAGGCCTGATTATATCATTATGCATCTGTATACAaaatttggggttttattttttcttattttgtaaagTTTTTAACTGAGATTTTACATGTGCtgggctcacttgctcagttgtgtctgattttgcgacttcatggattatagcctacctggctcctctgtccatggggattctccaggcaagaatactggagtgggttgccatttccttctccaagaattaacatacacagacacacagagaagccCATAAATTGTAAGTGAACAGATTTTAATAGAATGAACACACTCATGTAACTACCACTCAGATCAAGAAACATAGCATTACCAACAATCTAGAAGCCtccctcaaaatgggagaaaatatttgcaaatgaagcaactgacaaataattaatctccaaaatgtaaaaataattcatatagctcagcatgaaaaaaaaatgcaatcaaaATATGGGTGGCAggcctaaacaggcatttctccaaagaagacatacacatgttcaacaaatacatgaaaggatgctcaaatCGCTAATTGTTAGAGAAACGCAAACCAAAACTatgatgaggtatcacctcacaccagtcagaaaggccaAGATCAAAAAATGCACATATAATTTGAGTCAGAAGGAAAATGACTGGCTTCACCCATTTTCTCTCCCTAGAATTCACACCATGTTTTCTCCTATCTAAATTACTGTCAGAGAATTTTTTGTTTAACGTATAAAGAAGATGTTGGAAGATCTAAAGGATTTAGGAAGATCTTAAGGAAAGGGGAATAAGTCTGATTATTAATGGCTCCTTAATTAACTTGACAGCACCCTTTCTAAACATTAAGTAAACTTTTTCAGGATATATTTTCTGTGAGTATTAGTGGCCCTTCTGTGTGAAacggtaaagaaactgaggcattctATCTTTCTCAGTTCCATGTGATTTAATAGTAATGGAAACCatggcaagaaaaaaagaaatggtctAGACTAACCCCTGTGAGTGGAAAGGTAATCAAGAACCAAGTCCTCTTTCTGACTGCTTTTGCGTGTTTGCATTCATTTTGCAGAATATCGCACTATAAGTATTTCAGGCTAATTCCAGGAACATGTATCTGTCAGTGTTATTGGATAGTTCAAATACCAACGCCTTtcgctttaaaattattttgctttttgtctgTGCTCAACAGAGAAAATGAGTTGAGATACTCCATTACTTACGAATtttatgtttgtgtctctctatttgtgggtgtgtctgtgtgtctgaatgtatatatttatttctacctaaatacacaaataaaaatgttaacaattagCCAGAGATAGCTAAACTGGAACCTAATATAGCTTATTAGCTTAGTTTACACAGTAAGCAGCCATATGTACTATGACATGCTATTCTTCCAAGCCTTTTCCTTCCATTGCAAAACAgttcataattttaataaatgcatataaatatcATTATCCAAAGGACTCATTTGTCTACAAACAATTTGGCGCATATGGTATGACATTAACAAGGAATATGCTTCATTTTTTAGCCCTTTTCACAGCATCCTTCACTTCCTTGTTTCTTAAGCTATAAATTAATGGGTTTAACATAGGAACAACCAGGGTATAAAACACAGATACCACCTTTTCCTGTTCTAAGGAATACTGGGAGCTTGGCTGAATGTAGCTAAAGCTTACAGAGCCATAGAGTAGAGTCACAACTGTGAGATGTGACGCACACGTGGAGAAGGCTTTGTGTCTGCCTGCTGCGGAGCGGATCCTCAGGATAGCGGCAACAATGAAGATGTAGGAGACCACCACGGTCATGAAAGTGATCACGGCAATAACGCCAGAGAAGATTAAGAGCAGCAGCTCATTCATGGATGCGTCAGAACAGGACAGCTTCAACAGCGGGGGAAGGTCACAGAAGAAGTGCCTGATGACATTCGGCCCGCAGAAAGACAACTTCAGCAAGCCAATTGTGTGAGTCAACGAGTTGATTACGCCTCCTACACATGATGCAATGACCAGAACAACACAAACTATTCTTGTCATAGCCGCGGTATAAAGTAAAGGGTTCACAATGGCCATGTAGCGGTCATAAGCCATTGCTGCCAGCAAGAAGGCCTCAGCGGTAATGAGAGACGCGAATAAAAAGTACTGCACAATGCATGCAGAGAACGAGATTGTCTCCCGTTCAACAAAGAAGTTCAGCAGCATTCTCGGTGCAAAGACTGACGAATAGCAGGCATCAGTGAGTGACAGGCAGCTGAGGAAATGATACATGGGCGTTTGGAGTTTGGGAGTTATTTGGATTAGAAGGAACATTCCTAGATTCCCCACCAAGGAAACGGTATAGATGAGCAGGAACACCAGGAAGAGGACCACTTTCAGTTCAGCATGATCTGTCAGTCCCAAAAGGATAAACTCGGTCACCAGTGTAAAATTAGCATCAGCCATGGGTTTGTTTATCTTGGTAACTGTCAACAAATAAATTGAGAATGGTCATGCAGCATGATCAAGACCACTCGGAGTCTCTAACTAGCAATATGACTTGAGTTACTGACTGCTCTGCTCTGGTTGTTTTAGctataaaattaggaaaaattttAACTAGAAATACTGAGTCTCTTCAAGCACTGGCTATTTGCTTGTCCCATAGAAGATTCCAAGAATTGAAGCAAGAAAAcattagagttttagcttcaggaTACAGTCAAATACTGTT
This portion of the Capra hircus breed San Clemente chromosome 15, ASM170441v1, whole genome shotgun sequence genome encodes:
- the LOC102183988 gene encoding olfactory receptor 1052-like, coding for MADANFTLVTEFILLGLTDHAELKVVLFLVFLLIYTVSLVGNLGMFLLIQITPKLQTPMYHFLSCLSLTDACYSSVFAPRMLLNFFVERETISFSACIVQYFLFASLITAEAFLLAAMAYDRYMAIVNPLLYTAAMTRIVCVVLVIASCVGGVINSLTHTIGLLKLSFCGPNVIRHFFCDLPPLLKLSCSDASMNELLLLIFSGVIAVITFMTVVVSYIFIVAAILRIRSAAGRHKAFSTCASHLTVVTLLYGSVSFSYIQPSSQYSLEQEKVVSVFYTLVVPMLNPLIYSLRNKEVKDAVKRAKK